The proteins below are encoded in one region of Kogia breviceps isolate mKogBre1 chromosome 8, mKogBre1 haplotype 1, whole genome shotgun sequence:
- the LOC131760838 gene encoding LOW QUALITY PROTEIN: spermatogenesis-associated protein 31D4-like (The sequence of the model RefSeq protein was modified relative to this genomic sequence to represent the inferred CDS: inserted 2 bases in 1 codon) produces MEFGKPNALSVLNSVTEACLSFASTFLDIDPNLVILCGLGLLILFLWFLVSLPFSPTFSKTKDIRKHQRRAKGRRKGGTPKGWRTFQSDVEEARKVLSLLQSPLGRHDDITRFRQLLCPDPFCEVCNNATAEVNRLLLPEALEDPTSSVFPLTSTAPVTESSFALSPASSTVPSRDLTPASLPEPSPLPPSALSPNPMTPLGDLFSPSPLGHSLAPEPFPSLDSKFPVDYSPPQPLAFPPLLPHDTQTADPVLPREATLSPDTISSLDPTLSQDINPLSDLSQAVNHRDSFACHHAPSTLSVSPQPDCSLSATQSKSIAILLKPVPENSLPESPGVLSTCVSTLRGTDHSSLSVSDFSSRQAHAKDLFPSTLAQCDFNQEFLALHSSEASFGGDPAANLVEPGNLSFLSPDVLALLERQVQKRSDFLMWKEKENKKDSFPEQLRPDYQLNSSGKMLESVADKHDSAVCLPFWSSKDKPKELHVPQQLPYPKTLEDHLQQKPMQFFWGLPSLHSESLPSAVHVLADSSSIFIFNRNSNASTGQESPVLPDPLPLSLPKIQPEPLPQTLPQSQPLPLTQVQSQADPQSPLPVIPSDPLPQIRICGVSFHRPQDESVSLSSSEIQQLEWNILQKQQESVWGLPSVVQRSWEDFCPSAPNIPCHRAPQAHASISILPGEFPLSDELRKKLEHHIRKRLIQHRWGLPRRVYESVSLMLPPNGFSEASESDTNDGVSLIPVSKGQSSKTVNVGLSQTGSFHERSSEMFQREEDVGKDLGPSLENGPKEHLLNNPKSSSGKDLGYDSEKDLNSQMVSLSEKNSRVSAESLGQRQLENVLKVHLSKKFEEINEGRLPRTVHNSWHAIKQTLLPSVKSHTQTKQRSLPSSVGEAHSLNTFQNLTFVDSSALHMLEAHIKRFRMRMLWGLPRRVLESIRLSELKDASFQSLSHATLPSSTNVISEADSKSGSFKSSRGSSKSLHGDKVGTTTTPGLDRSLPATSPGGKGGQRVLRQSHSDVNRGLAEDVQRIKDARQTRLPVSLCVTGKAGPRQTQLVNRYPQKLLAKQAGAKYEPKHKSVSSSDKGEMQRGKKLEKSEPVSMPKLSREVVTAEEFDTLQLKTSDMLTTHKPGSSQMINVNENKEETTVTTASPPPKLPVPQHLKSLDLKEQLFSELNFQQENRDHSQAQGQPTDTSLASDNLTYEASLTHAQGVSRGDMGASRVLHVHLKDRGIGMEQQQEPWVPKHALRRCQDKNFPPTAKRVSPLEPKAEELGGGDTGLGTSQLRRKSFPTQEMVLKKTLASKSSQTLSQKGQPLPEGNVRKRMQDFLQWFFSGIKYKRQEDAQEKGSPISAVQNRGLVKSRAAFTGTTAAQKIATDMRKSVEGKLGCQHVIDVTCSQGPLRSPVQFRKTQQKAKVQVPTEPVQGRPFNYRAPSCNVTNIKSRHQEAISAGQSYPPSTRQIRDKKRPPQKVVAFKDQRLCPKHPPPVSHREPVPPPRPPTRRQPGQAPPAALSTAEGTVFRHXSLLFRQKTRLQNFQGRRLPIQK; encoded by the exons ATGGAATTCGGAAAACCGAATGCTCTCTCAGTTTTGAACAGCGTTACTGAGGCATGTCTGAGCTTCGCCTCAACATTCTTGGATATTGACCCAAACCTCGTCATCCTGTGCGGGTTGGGGTTGCTTATTCTGTTCCTGTGGTTCCTGGTGAGCTTGCCATTTTCACCTACCTTCAGTAAAACCAAAGACATCCGAAAG CATCAGCGCAGAGccaaggggagaaggaaaggaggaacacCGAAAG GTTGGAGAACTTTCCAGAGCGATGTAGAGGAGGCAAGGAAGGTGCTTTCTCTTCTGCAAAG CCCCCTGGGCCGGCACGATGACATCACCCGCTTTCGTCAACTCTTATGTCCAGACCCCTTCTGTGAGGTGTGTAATAATGCAACTGCTGAGGTCAATCGGCTGCTACTCCCAGAGGCCCTGGAAGATCCTACTTCCTCTGTGTTCCCGTTGACTTCCACAGCTCCTGTGACTGAGTCATCGTTTGCTCTGTCCCCTGCCTCCTCAACAGTCCCTTCAAGAGACCTAACACCAGCCTCTCTGCCTGAGCCTTCCCCACTGCCCCCCTCCGCTCTCTCCCCTAACCCAATGACCCCCTTAGGTGACTTGTTTTCACCCTCCCCATTGGGTCATTCTCTGGCACCGGAGCCTTTTCCTTCCTTGGATTCCAAATTCCCAGTGGACTATTCCCCACCCCAACCTCTTGCCTTTCCCCCTCTCCTACCACATGACACACAGACAGCAGATCCTGTTCTCCCACGAGAGGCCACTTTGTCTCCGGATACCATCTCCTCTCTTGACCCCACCCTTTCCCAagatatcaaccccttatcagattTGTCCCAGGCAGTGAATCACCGCGATTCTTTTGCTTGTCATCATGCACCATCAACTCTGTCTGTTTCACCTCAGCCAGACTGCAGTTTATCTGCCACTCAATCTAAATCAATTGCCATCTTATTGAAGCCTGTTCCGGAGAACTCACTTCCAGAAAGCCCTGGTGTGTTGTCCACTTGTGTTTCAACACTCAGAGGCACTGATCATTCAAGCCTGTCAGTTTCAGACTTCTCCTCGCGGCAAGCTCATGCCAAAGACTTGTTCCCTTCCACGTTGGCACAATGTGATTTCAATCAAGAGTTTCTTGCCCTCCATTCTTCAGAAGCCTCTTTTGGGGGAGACCCTGCAGCCAACCTTGTAGAGCCTGGTAACCTCTCATTTCTCAGCCCTGATGTCCTGGCACTCCTGGAGAGACAAGTCCAAAAGAGGAGCGATTTCCTGatgtggaaggaaaaggaaaataaaaaagattcttTTCCAGAACAACTGAGGCCAGACTACCAACTAAATTCTTCAGGGAAAATGTTAGAGTCAGTTGCTGATAAGCATGACTCGGCGGTCTGCCTTCCCTTTTGGAGCAGCAAAGACAAACCAAAGGAGCTGCATGTGCCTCAGCAGCTGCCATATCCTAAGACCCTGGAGGACCATTTACAGCAAAAACCTATGCAGTTCTTCTGGGGTCTCCCATCTCTGCACAGCGAGTCCTTGCCCTCTGCTGTTCATGTCTTGGCTGACAGTTCCTCAATCTttattttcaacagaaactcgAATGCCTCCACAGGCCAAGAATCACCAGTGCTTCCTGATCCCCTACCTCTGTCCTTGCCTAAGATTCAGCCTGAACCCTTGCCTCAAACGCTGCCTCAATCTCAGCCACTACCTCTCACTCAGGTCCAGTCCCAGGCCGACCCTCAATCCCCACTCCCAGTCATACCATCTGATCCTCTACCTCAGATTAGGATCTGTGGAGTAAGTTTCCACAGACCTCAGGATGAGTCAgtgtctctctcctcatctgaAATTCAACAGCTGGAATGGAACATTTTGCAGAAACAACAGGAAAGTGTGTGGGGTTTACCCTCTGTGGTCCAAAGATCTTGGGAAGACTTTTGTCCATCAGCTCCTAACATTCCTTGCCACCGGGCCCCCCAGGCCCATGCTTCAATCTCCATCCTTCCTGGGGAGTTTCCTCTCAGTGATGAACTTCGGAAGAAACTAGAGCATCACATTCGAAAGAGGCTCATCCAACACCGGTGGGGCCTGCCCCGCAGAGTCTACGAGTCTGTGTCACTGATGTTGCCTCCAAATGGTTTTTCAGAGGCATCTGAGTCGGACACCAATGATGGAGTCTCACTGATCCCTGTGTCTAAGGGTCAGAGTAGCAAAACTGTAAATGTTGGATTGAGCCAAACTGGAAGCTTCCATGAGAGGAGCTCAGAAATGTTCCAGCGAGAGGAAGATGTGGGGAAGGATCTGGGACCCAGCCTAGAGAATGGCCCAAAAGAGCACCTGCTGAATAACCCAAAGAGTTCTTCAGGTAAGGATCTGGGGTATGACTCTGAGAAAGACCTAAACAGTCAGATGGTGAGTCTCTCAGAGAAAAATTCAAGGGTGTCAGCAGAGAGTCTAGGTCAGAGACAACTTGAAAATGTCCTAAAAGTTCATTTGAGCAAGAAGTTTGAGGAAATAAATGAGGGTCGGCTCCCTAGGACTGTGCATAATTCATGGCATGCTATCAAGCAAACATTGCTTCCTTCTGTGAAATCCCACacccaaacaaaacagagaagtTTGCCATCATCCGTGGGTGAGGCCCACTCCCTGAATACCTTCCAGAACCTGACTTTTGTTGATTCCAGTGCACTACACATGCTGGAAGCCCATATTAAAAGGTTTCGTATGAGGATGTTGTGGGGCCTTCCCCGCAGGGTCCTTGAATCCATACGGCTCTCTGAATTGAAAGACGCCTCGTTCCAGTCCTTGTCTCATGCCACCTTGCCTTCCTCAACCAATGTGATTTCTGAGGCAGACTCCAAATCTGGGAGCTTCAAGTCCTCTAGAGGAAGCTCTAAATCTCTCCATGGAGACAAAGTGGGCACAACAACAACCCCTGGCCTGGATCGTTCTCTCCCTGCCACCTCACCTGGGGGCAAAGGAGGACAGAGGGTCCTGAGACAATCACACTCTGATGTCAACCGTGGGCTGGCAGAGGATGTTCAGAGAATTAAGGATGCCAGACAGACTCGTCTGCCTGTCTCACTCTGCGTCACAGGGAAAGCAGGTCCTAGACAGACTCAACTTGTCAACAGATATCCCCAAAAGCTGCTTGCAAAGCAAGCTGGGGCCAAATATGAGCCGAAGCATAAGAGTGTGAGTTCCAGTGATAAAGGAGAAATGCAACGGGGCAAAAAGTTGGAGAAGTCAGAACCTGTTTCCATGCCCAAATTGTCTAGGGAGGTAGTCACGGCTGAGGAGTTTGATACTCTTCAATTAAAAACTAGTGACATGTTGACAACTCACAAGCCAGGGAGCTCCCAAATGATAAATGTgaatgagaacaaagaagaaactaCCGTGACCACTGCAAGCCCCCCACCCAAATTACCAGTTCCCCAACATCTTAAGTCATTAGACCTTAAAGAACAACTGTTCAGTGAGTTAAACTTTCAACAGGAGAACAGGGACCATAGCCAGGCTCAAGGCCAACCTACTGACACATCCCTTGCTTCAGATAACTTGACTTACGAGGCCTCACTGACTCATGCCCAGGGTGTCTCACGTGGGGACATGGGAGCTTCCCGGGTGCTGCATGTCCATTTGAAGGACAGAGGAATCGGGATGGAGCAACAGCAGGAACCTTGGGTCCCTAAGCATGCCTTAAGGAGGTGCCAGGATAAGAATTTCCCACCAACTGCAAAGAGAGTGAGCCCTCTGGAGCCCAAGGCAGAAGAGCTTGGTGGAGGGGACACAGGGTTGGGGACATCCCAACTTCGGAGGAAGAGTTTCCCTACTCAGGAGATGGTACTAAAGAAGACACTTGCGAGCAAGTCTTCCCAGACCCTATCACAGAAGGGACAGCCTCTTCCTGAAGGCAAtgtcagaaaaagaatgcaggacTTCTTGCAATGGTTTTTTTCTGGGATAAAATACAAAAGGCAAGAAGATGCCCAGGAAAAGGGCAGCCCCATATcagctgtgcagaacagaggccTAGTTAAAAGTAGAGCTGCCTTTACTGGGACAACTGCAGCTCAGAAAATCGCGACAGACATGAGGAAGTCCGTAGAGGGGAAACTGGGGTGTCAGCATGTAATTGATGTCACCTGCTCTCAAGGGCCCCTTCGTTCCCCAGTGCAGTTTAGGAAAACTCAGCAAAAGGCAAAAGTGCAGGTCCCGACAGAGCCTGTCCAGGGGCGTCCTTTCAACTACAGGGCTCCCTCCTGTAATGTGACAAATATCAAGTCCCGCCATCAAGAAGCTATCTCTGCTGGCCAGAGTTACCCTCCAAGTACCAGACAGATCAGAGATAAGAAGAGACCCCCCCAGAAAGTTGTGGCATTCAAGGACCAGCGACTGTGTCCCAAACATCCCCCACCAGTGTCCCACAGGGAGCCTgtgccccccccacgcccccccaccAGGCGTCAACCTGGCCAGGCACCCCCAGCTGCGCTCAGCACTGCTGAAGGCACTGTGTTCAGACA CTCTCTACTGTTTAGACAGAAGACACGCCTCCAGAATTTCCAAGGGAGAAGACTTCCCATCCAGAAATAA
- the LOC131760839 gene encoding ubiquitin carboxyl-terminal hydrolase 10-like has product MALRNPQYIFGDFSPDEFNQFFVTPRSSVELPPYGGAVLCGAQAAGELPDGQDCQRIEFGVNEVIEPNGALLRTPTYSISSTLNPQAPEFILSCTTSRKIPSDIDKEVNYSSADCQYPGSALALDGSSNVEAEVLENDGVSGGLGQRERKKKEKRPPGYYSYLKDGGEGGPSTEALVNGHAGPAVPNSVGTEDVDSMGDVPPVGTPRTWGSPQDTTDFVSDAVPAGSFPGALDSGARTAGQPEGCPGANLEPSHLPAEASRDTLLRTAVAQPAVGTDTTENLGVTNGQVLESLGEGTAANGVELHTVESSNSDPAKAESGPPPADTPASAAATAPAGQSQPTKSWASLFHDSKPSASCCCSSSSSSSSSSSSSSSSSSSPVVSMETKYSPPATSSLVSEKQAEVKEGLVSVSEDPVAMKIAGIVQKTQV; this is encoded by the exons ATGGCCCTCCGCAACCCGCAGTATATTTTTGGAGATTTTAGCCCTGATGAATTCAATCAGTTCTTTGTGACTCCTCGCTCTTCAGTTGAGCTTCCTCCGTACGGTGGAGCAGTTCTGTGTGGCGCACAGGCCGCTGGTGAGCTGCCCGATG GGCAGGACTGTCAGAGAATTGAATTTGGTGTTAATGAAGTAATTGAACCCAATGGCGCTTTGCTGAGAACTCCCACCTACAGTATTTCAAGCACATTGAATCCTCAGGCCCCGGAATTTATCCTTAGTTGCACGACTTCCAGAAAGATCCCCAGTGACATCGATAAAGAAGTGAACTACAGCTCAGCTGACTGCCAGTACCCAGGCTCTGCCCTCGCCCTGGATGGCAGCTCTAACGTGGAGGCGGAAGTTTTAGAGAATGATGGCGTCTCGGGTGGTCTTGGACAAAGGGAgcgtaaaaagaaggaaaaacgcCCCCCTGGATATTACAGTTACTTGAAAGACGGCGGCGAGGGTGGTCCTTCCACAGAAGCCCTGGTCAATGGCCATGCCGGTCCAGCAGTCCCCAACAGTGTAGGCACGGAGGATGTGGACTCGATGGGTGATGTGCCCCCCGTGGGGACACCCAGGACTTGGGGCAGCCCCCAGGACACCACGGACTTCGTCAGCGACGCCGTGCCTGCTGGTTCTTTCCCCGGAGCCCTTGACAGCGGGGCCAGGACTGCAGGGCAGCCTGAGGGCTGCCCCGGGGCCAACTTGGAGCCCTCTCACCTCCCTGCAGAGGCCAGCAGGGACACCCTGTTGAGGACAGCTGTGGCTCAGCCTGCCGTTGGGACCGATACTACTGAGAACCTTGGAGTCACTAACGGACAAGTACTAGAATCCTTGGGTGAGGGCACAGCTGCCAACGGGGTGGAGTTGCACACTGTGGAGAGCTCGAACTCGGACCCCGCCAAGGCCGAGAGCGGCCCCCCTCCCGCGGACACCCCGGCCTCTGCGGCAGCCACCGCTCCTGCTGGTCAGAGTCAGCCCACCAAGTCGTGGGCCAGTCTTTTTCATGATTCTAAGCCCTCTGCCTCCTGctgctgctcctcctcctcctcctcctcctcctcctcctcctcctcctcctcctcctcctcctcgcctgTGGTTTCCATGGAAACTAAGTATTCCCCTCCTGCCACATCTTCCCTGGTCTCTGAAAAGCAGGCCGAAGTCAAGGAAGGGCTGGTTTCAGTTTCCGAAGATCCTGTAGCCATGAAGATTGCAGGTATAGTTCAAAAGACACAAGTGTGA